A stretch of the Thunnus thynnus chromosome 7, fThuThy2.1, whole genome shotgun sequence genome encodes the following:
- the LOC137186828 gene encoding olfactory receptor 10J1-like: MNSSITTITFTIYGALGLYNSALVICILVLYISGLCVNFFLVLVICVESRLHRPMYVLLVNLSLSGVVGSSSVCPNIIKQLVVNRQESSLEGCLTQVFFTNVYGGCIFCILALMAYDRFVSICKPLGYHSIITPARVKLMLAVVYFILSSSSIIQVYLTSRITLCRHTVDKLLCDSLVIAKLSCKKTTLISVYGLCCAVFVIVLPCFLVFLSYFHIFLVILKTSKESRRKALRTCTPHLVTFINFSVASFCGVTYNRLSHEVPRAANIFISLNFFVIPPLLHPIIYGIKMQEIRQSMNRIIKWRIIQS; the protein is encoded by the coding sequence ATGAACAGCTCTATCACTACAATCACCTTCACAATCTACGGTGCACTCGGTCTGTATAATTCTGCGCTTGTCATTTGCATCTTAGTCCTCTACATTTCCGGTTTGTGTGTTAACTTTTTCCTCGTTCTGGTTATTTGTGTCGAGTCTCGCCTTCACAGACCGATGTACGTTCTGTTGGTAAATCTGTCTCTGAGTGGAGTAGTAGGCAGTTCATCTGTGTGTCCAAACATCATCAAACAACTTGTGGTGAACAGGCAGGAGAGTTCTCTAGAGGGATGTTTGACACAAGTGTTTTTCACCAACGTGTACGGTGGCTGCATATTTTGTATTCTCGCACTGATGGCCTACGATCGGTTTGTTTCCATCTGTAAACCTCTGGGGTATCACTCCATCATCACGCCAGCTAGAGTCAAACTAATGCTGGCGGTGGTTTATTTCATCCTGAGCTCGTCCTCGATCATCCAGGTTTATCTGACGTCAAGAATCACACTGTGCAGACACACGGTGGATAAACTTCTATGTGACAGTCTGGTGATCGCAAAGCTTTCATGTAAAAAGACGACTCTGATCAGTGTGTACGGTCTGTGCTGCGCCGTCTTTGTCATCGTTTTACCGTGTTTTCTAGTCTTTCTCTCGTACTTTCATATTTTCCTGGTGATCCTAAAAACCTCGAAGGAGTCCAGGAGGAAAGCGCTGCGGACGTGCACGCCGCACTTAGTGACCTTCATTAATTTCTCCGTGGCGTCCTTTTGTGGTGTCACTTATAATCGTCTGAGTCACGAAGTTCCACGAGCTGCGAATATTTTCATaagtttgaatttttttgtcattccCCCTCTTCTGCATCCCATAATTTATGGTATTAAAATGCAGGAGATCCGACAGAGTATGAACAGAATAATTAAATGGAGAATAATACAATCATGA